The genomic segment CTGATAAATGCAGATATTAACGGTAGTCTTAATATTCTAAGACAAGCCTATACAGGTATTCCCTATCTGATACAAGCAGTGAGGGATAATGGATGCGTGAACCATCCAAAGCGAATAAGGGTTGCCTAAACCATTAGGTGGAAACTTAAATACCAAACTTCGCTTGAAACAAATCTCTAATCTTTGATTAGGAAGCTCCCACTTCAAACGTGGACACGTTAAGTGGTGAGTAGTTCACGTACTTAAAGTAGATTCCATCTTTTATCATTTTTCTCGATGATTATGGTACAATGTGGTTGTACAACTATATAGGCAGGGTGGGTGGTCAAAAACCCTCGAAAGGGGGTGATGACCGTCAATGACCCCTACTTAAAGAAGTAGGGGCTTGGGATGACGATACCAAGGTAACCGTTGACTAGACAAAGGCGAAAGCCTACGCCCTGACAGGCTACAAGCACCTCCTGGATGCACGCCCTAGTCTGGGGAAATGCGGCAGAATCGTTAAATGCCACGGCTATAAGCCTAAGCCTGTCAGGCATTGTCGAAGGGCACGAAACTCTGAAAGGAGGCACGAATACCGTGCAAAAAGTACCAGTGGTACATCAAGACGGAACACCTCTCATGCCCTGCTCTCCTGCAAAAGCAAGAAAACTATTAAAACAGGGAGCAGCGGTCAAGAAGTGGACAAAAACAGGAATTTTCTATATCCAGCTAACTACCCCTACGAGCAAACATACACAGCAAATGGCGATGGGAATAGACCCCGGCGCACATTATGACGGCTATTGCATCGCTACCAAAGAAAAAATGCAATTATCAGGGATGTTGGAGGTCAAAAACAGAATCGCAAAGAAGATGGAGCAGAGAAGGAACATGAGAAGGGCACGGCGGTTTCGCAACACAAGGCGTAGACCTAAAAGGTTCAATAATCGCCTTCGCAAAGAAGGATGGCTGCCACCCTCAATTAAGGCAAAGGTAGAGTTGAGAATTCGACTTATAGAATCCTTGCTCAAAATCTATCCGATCACCGATTTTGCGGTAGAGGACATGAAGATCAATGGCAATCGATTGAAAGGGGAGCAAGACAGGCGGTATTACACCTGGACGATGTTAGGAAAAAGCAGGTTGTATGCCTTTTTGAAGTCCCGTGGCAATCTCTACTTGTATGACCCGGAGGATACGAGAAAAGCAAGAGAGATCAACAGATTGGAAAAGACCGACAAGAAGGGTGAACTTGTTTTTTCGTCCCAAGCGGTAGATGGGTTGGCGTTGTGTTGGTTGTTGTTGAGGACAAAGAATCTAGTTGTTACAACCTTCATGGCATGGCGTAGACCAGAGATGGCAAGACGGCAACTTCATGTCTTTCAACCCGCAAAAAGTGGTGTACGCAAGCCATACGGAGGCAGTTTTGCATTGGGATTCAAAAAGAACACCGTGGTTTGGTACAAAGGCAAACTATACCGAACAGGTGGCACAACCAAAGGCAGATTAAGTTTGCATTCGTTTGATTTTGAAAACAGGCGAGTAATGCAAAATGCCAAGCCGGAAGAATGCCAAAAGGTATTTCAACAGACATGGTTTGTTAAGAAAGTGAGTTAGACAAATTTGGAAACGAAAGGAGAGAAGGTGCATTCCTCTCCGACCTATAGAGGATCGGAGTCTCCTGCACCGATTAAGATGATAGGAT from the Microaerobacter geothermalis genome contains:
- a CDS encoding RRXRR domain-containing protein, which encodes MQKVPVVHQDGTPLMPCSPAKARKLLKQGAAVKKWTKTGIFYIQLTTPTSKHTQQMAMGIDPGAHYDGYCIATKEKMQLSGMLEVKNRIAKKMEQRRNMRRARRFRNTRRRPKRFNNRLRKEGWLPPSIKAKVELRIRLIESLLKIYPITDFAVEDMKINGNRLKGEQDRRYYTWTMLGKSRLYAFLKSRGNLYLYDPEDTRKAREINRLEKTDKKGELVFSSQAVDGLALCWLLLRTKNLVVTTFMAWRRPEMARRQLHVFQPAKSGVRKPYGGSFALGFKKNTVVWYKGKLYRTGGTTKGRLSLHSFDFENRRVMQNAKPEECQKVFQQTWFVKKVS